In Nicotiana tabacum cultivar K326 chromosome 17, ASM71507v2, whole genome shotgun sequence, one DNA window encodes the following:
- the LOC107817539 gene encoding mitogen-activated protein kinase kinase kinase 20-like, with protein sequence MDWVRGEAVGQGSFGKVSFAIPTKQTTQILPLMVVKSSWVSHSATLRNEKKILDELKSFPEIIRCFGDSYSCENGENLYNVLLEYASGGSLADKLKNSENQRLSEFEVKGYTKGMLRGLNYIHKSAYVHCDIKLQNILLGQDGKVKIADFGLAKRVGTKKEDNLRCELRGTPLYMSPEMVTGGEQGTAADIWALGCVVAEMVTGVPAWRCTDVTELLMAIGVKNQLPQIPEKLSEEGKDFLEKCFVKDPSKRWTAEMLLNHPFVADHDYYGTVTLNEENKSEIPSTSPKCPFDFPDWVSDQLPETCSITCLPSSENQEKLNLSSGSWYNSTAERLRGLVSEIRPEWSSADDWVNVR encoded by the coding sequence GACTACTCAAATTCTTCCATTGATGGTAGTAAAGTCATCTTGGGTTTCCCACTCTGCTACCCTCAGGAATGAGAAGAAAATTTTGGATGAACTTAAAAGTTTTCCTGAAATCATCCGCTGCTTTGGTGATAGTTATTCATGCGAAAACGGCGAAAATTTGTACAATGTTTTGTTAGAGTATGCTTCTGGAGGATCCTTAGCAGATAAACTCAAGAATTCAGAAAATCAAAGGTTGTCTGAATTTGAAGTTAAAGGATACACAAAGGGTATGCTCAGAGGGCTAAATTATATTCATAAAAGTGCCTATGTGCATTGCGATATAAAGCTTCAAAATATTCTTTTAGGTCAAGATGGTAAAGTGAAAATTGCTGATTTTGGATTAGCAAAGAGAGTTGGAACCAAGAAAGAGGATAATTTGCGATGTGAATTGAGAGGTACCCCATTGTACATGTCGCCGGAGATGGTCACTGGCGGCGAACAGGGTACGGCGGCGGACATATGGGCACTTGGGTGTGTGGTGGCTGAGATGGTTACCGGAGTTCCAGCGTGGAGATGCACTGATGTTACAGAATTGTTAATGGCAATTGGAGTTAAAAATCAGTTGCCTCAAATCCCAGAGAAATTATCAGAAGAAGGAAAAGATTTTTTAGAAAAGTGCTTTGTGAAAGATCCGAGTAAGAGATGGACGGCTGAGATGCTTTTAAATCATCCCTTTGTGGCTGATCATGATTATTATGGCACTGTTACATTGAATGAAGAAAATAAGAGTGAAATTCCATCAACATCTCCTAAATGTCCATTTGATTTCCCAGATTGGGTTTCTGATCAATTACCGGAAACATGTTCAATTACTTGTCTGCCTTCGTCGGAAAATCAAGAAAAGCTGAATTTGAGCAGTGGGTCATGGTACAATTCAACGGCGGAGAGGCTCCGAGGACTAGTGAGTGAAATTAGACCTGAATGGTCGTCTGCTGATGATTGGGTCAATGTTAGGTGA